A window of Pullulanibacillus sp. KACC 23026 genomic DNA:
GAACTCCTGTGATAATGTTTTCGAAAGCCCTACTAAGCCTGTTCGAAACGTGTTCGATAAAAGTAATGAAGCGATAGGTTCTTTAATGGAGGAGGACGCAATGTTGAGAATATGGCCAGAACGTTGTTGTTTCATGTAAGGCAACACAGCTCGAATGGTACGAACAAAGCTTAAAAGGTTCAGTTCAAATGCCGTTTGAAAATCTTCATCCGTTAAATCCTCAAATCGTCCTGCTTTCGGCCCGCCTGAATTATTCACTAGAACATCGACTGTGCCATGCCGTTTAACGACACCCTCTACCAAATCTAAGATAGCCTGATGATCCGTCATATCGCAGACAACCGCTTCGATTTGTTTGTTTCCTGTTTCTTTTTCAATCGCGGCTTTGGCCGATTGAATGCGCTCCGCGTCCCGGCTCGCAATCGTAACGTGGGCCCCTTCTTTTGCAAACTCCAAGGCTGTCGCATACCCAAGCCCTTTACTCCCGGCAGTTACTATAACACTCTTATTTGATAATCCCAAATCCATAAAATCACTCCTTCAAATCACCTTATTTTACCATAAATAATTTCTTATTGAGGGGCTAATGATTCGTGGTTTTAAAACGACTGACCTGCGTCTTAGATTCACACAGGTCAGTCGGGGAAAACTCGGAGCTATTTTAGTTCTTTAATAACCTCTTCTAGAAATTCACCCATCTGTTTGACTATCGGTTCTGAGAAATCAAAAGCGACACCGGTTTCAGCATAGATCGCTGCAATAGATTGGTTATAATCTGCGCTTGCTCCTTGTTTAAACGAATTAATAGCTGCTTCAGGATTCGAGCGGTACTGTTCAAGGAGTTGTAAAGCACCAAGCATGGAAATAGAGTATTCAATCACATAAAACGGGTATTGGAAAAAATGAATCGTATCCAGCCAACTCCCTGCCTCATACTCTTCAAAACCAGAAATATCAACAGGACTTAGACCATACCGTTTTAGTAGTTCTAAGTACTTCGCATCACGCTCTTTCGCAGTATGATTCGGATGCGTATACATCCAATGTTGAAAAAGATCACCCGACAGCGGACCGAACAACATGGTAAACGCCCGGCGGAGCTCCTCCCGCTGTGCCCTTTTGAATTCATCGGGGTCTGGGTAAAACGTATCCAGTTTGTCAAGCAATAGCAGTTCCATCCCGTGAGAGTATAGCTCTGCCACTTCAGCACGCCATTTATATTCAGCAAGCGTTTCCCCTTTTTCGTACTGTAAATAACTATTAACAGCATGACCCATCTCATGGATCAGCGCAATTAACGCAAAAAAGGATGGACTAAAATTGGCGAAGACAAACGAATTTTTTGAAACAGGTAGACCCGTGCAAAAACCTCCAGGGCTTTTCCCTTTTCGACCACCTAGATCGAGCAGGTCATTGTCTCTCATAAACTGAAAACGTTCAGCAAAATAAGGATCCGTCTTCTCAAGCATTCCCGCCACTCCGTCCATTAAATCCTCAATGTCTGTATACGGAGGGTTCTTTAGCAGCTTTGCGGTCGCATCCCACGGTCTATATGTATCAACACCCAGTTCCTTTTTAAATACTTCTGCTAAGCGATTCCACGCAGGGATGATATGCGATTCAACATTCTCATGGAACCGATAGCATTCTTCAACAGTGAATTCTCTATTTTTATAAGTAAACATATAATCTCGATAATTATCAAATCCAGCATTAAGTGCTATTTCGTGTCGAAGTTTGATCAGTTCATCCATGAGGACATCCATTTCAGGCTTGATCTCGCGATGAGCCGATGCTATGGCACGAAATGCTTTTTCTCTAATTGAACGATCAGAACTGTCTAACAGAGATTGAAC
This region includes:
- a CDS encoding SDR family oxidoreductase, coding for MDLGLSNKSVIVTAGSKGLGYATALEFAKEGAHVTIASRDAERIQSAKAAIEKETGNKQIEAVVCDMTDHQAILDLVEGVVKRHGTVDVLVNNSGGPKAGRFEDLTDEDFQTAFELNLLSFVRTIRAVLPYMKQQRSGHILNIASSSIKEPIASLLLSNTFRTGLVGLSKTLSQEFAPSNILINTIGPGRIATDRVRHLDEVIAKERQLDLGFIQKEQEARIPIGRYGQPDELARIAVFLCSEANTYMTGQALLVDGGMVKAL
- a CDS encoding M3 family oligoendopeptidase: MPQNLGSNYYKETIDLQNIAGLESRFIALLDTPLRSSSDLENWLEDEQRLIDQIQEIMTGHEVDFYRDTENEEKQAKYRHDQQTVQPLLLNFQAKLDRKICESPYINELDEARYGLMRQVRQTKVELFREENIPLQVREQELGAKYSEIMGGLTIEWDGEEKPYPFVQSLLDSSDRSIREKAFRAIASAHREIKPEMDVLMDELIKLRHEIALNAGFDNYRDYMFTYKNREFTVEECYRFHENVESHIIPAWNRLAEVFKKELGVDTYRPWDATAKLLKNPPYTDIEDLMDGVAGMLEKTDPYFAERFQFMRDNDLLDLGGRKGKSPGGFCTGLPVSKNSFVFANFSPSFFALIALIHEMGHAVNSYLQYEKGETLAEYKWRAEVAELYSHGMELLLLDKLDTFYPDPDEFKRAQREELRRAFTMLFGPLSGDLFQHWMYTHPNHTAKERDAKYLELLKRYGLSPVDISGFEEYEAGSWLDTIHFFQYPFYVIEYSISMLGALQLLEQYRSNPEAAINSFKQGASADYNQSIAAIYAETGVAFDFSEPIVKQMGEFLEEVIKELK